A genome region from Schistocerca americana isolate TAMUIC-IGC-003095 chromosome 1, iqSchAmer2.1, whole genome shotgun sequence includes the following:
- the LOC124554691 gene encoding THAP domain-containing protein 2-like, whose translation MGNKLRHCAPPHDISGQWEGRASYLCSAHFEEKYMYHTNVQRRLLSKAVPTIFNFPSHLQKQDKVLQPQPRKRSFDNLQDSAVTVTSLAQMPVGPTSVSADHNYCLPSPKELKTQYNRVQVENVRLKKRIKQKKQLSA comes from the exons ATGGGAAATAAGCTCAGACACTGTGCACCTCCACATGACATCAGTGGACAGTGGGAGGGGAGAG ccagttacctctgttcagctcattttgaagagaaatatatgtaccacacaaatgtccagaggcgccttttgtcaaaagcagtacctactatctttaactttccatcacatttacaaaagcaagataaagtattacaaccacaacccagaaagcgatctttcgacaatttgcaagatagtgctgttacggtgacatcattagcacaaa tgcctgtcggacccacatctgtttctgctgaccacaattactgtctaccaagccctaaggagttgaaaacacaatataacagagtacaagtagagaatgtgcgactaaagaagcggataaagcaaaagAAGCAACTTAGTGcatga
- the LOC124602035 gene encoding NADH dehydrogenase [ubiquinone] 1 alpha subcomplex subunit 6 — translation MAAREAVKSAARQVRPILSVDRTEARKRVLNLYKAWYRQIPYVVMDYDIPKSVAQCRAKLREEFEKNRHVTDIRVIDMLVIKGQMELKETVQIWKQKGHVMAYFKETHEPKPTDFLSKFFAGHQ, via the exons ATGGCGGCCAGGGAGGCGGTGAAGTCTGCTGCTAGGCAAGTTAGGCCTATATTGTCTGTTGACAGAACAGAAGCACGGAAAAGAGTGTTGAATTTATATAAAGCATGGTACAGACAAATCCCTTACGTTG TTATGGACTACGATATTCCCAAGTCTGTTGCGCAGTGCAGGGCTAAATTAAGAGAGGAATTTGAGAAAAATAGACATGTTACCGACATCCGTGTGATAGACATGCTCGTCATTAAG GGACAAATGGAACTGAAAGAAACTGTACAGATTTGGAAGCAGAAAGGCCATGTGATGGCTTACTTTAAAGAAACACATGAACCAAAACCAAcagattttctttcaaaattctttgctggccaccagtga